The nucleotide sequence TTTTTTACCTGAAATAGCGCATTTATCTTGAAAGCACTTCTAAGATCTCCACCGTCTGAAGGTGGGATGTAAAAACCATTTTGCTCTGTTGCTCTCTTGTAATAAGAGTAGAAGTGAAGCATGATATCTGGAGGCAATTTTTTGTTGGTATTGCTGGCTATTTCGTAGGCTTTCAAAAAACGGTTCCTGTTACTTTCAGGCATAACTAAAACATAAAATTAAACTTCAGCAATAACGGTAATTCCGCCTTTTACTTTTTCATTTAATGCAACTTTTAACGGAGTGCCAATAGGTAAAAATACATCTACACGAGAGCCAAACTTAATAAATCCACTATCACTTCCCTGTACTACCTCATTCCCTTCTTCAGCATAATTTACTATTCGCTTAGCTAAAG is from Zunongwangia endophytica and encodes:
- a CDS encoding acyl-CoA-binding protein, giving the protein MPESNRNRFLKAYEIASNTNKKLPPDIMLHFYSYYKRATEQNGFYIPPSDGGDLRSAFKINALFQVKNLTKEEAEQRYIDLVEEHIGKVPE